In Pasteurella dagmatis, the sequence ATTGTCTTTGATATTAGCAATATTACGATCAATATCAGTACGGTTATCACGAATATTAGCAGTATTACGGTCGATATCGGTACGGTTATCGCGAATATTAGCAATATTGCGGTTGATATCGGTACGGTTGTCTGCAATGTTTTTCGCATTGTTAATAATGTGACCACGGTTATCCGCAATGTTTTTCGCATTATTAATAATATGTGAACGATTTACATTAATATCTGTGCGATTGTCTTTGATATTCGCAATGTTTGTATTGATATCAGTACGGTTATCACGAATATTAGCAGTATTACGGTCGATATCGGTGCGGTTATCGCGAATATTAGCAATATTGCGGTTGATATCGGTACGGTTGTCTGCAATGTTTTTCGCATTATTAATAATATGTGAACGATTTACATTAATATCTGTGCGATTGTCTTTGATATTCGCAATGTTTGTATTGATATCAGTACGGTTATCACGAATATTAGCAGTATTACGGTCGATATCGGTGCGGTTATCACGAATATTAGCAATATTGCGGTTGATATCGGTACGGTTGTCTGCAATGTTTTTCGCATTATTAATAATATGTGAACGATTTACATTAATATCTGTGCGATTGTCTTTGATATTAGCAATATTACGATCAATATCAGTACGGTTATCACGAATATTAGCAGTATTACGGTCGATATCAGTACGGTTATCGCGAATATTAGCAGTATTACGGTCAATATCAGTACGGTTATCGCGAATATTAGCAATATTGCGGTTGATATCGGTACGGTTGTCTGCAATGTTTTTCGCATTGTTAATAATGTGACCACGGTTATCCGCAATGTTTTTCGCATTATTAATAATATGTGAACGATTTACATTAATATCTGTGCGGTTAGCGTTGATATCTGTGCGATTGTCTTTGATATTAGCAATATTACGATCAATATCAGTACGGTTATCACGAATATTAGCAGTATTACGGTCGATATCGGTACGGTTATCGCGAATATTAGCAATATTGCGGTTGATATCGGTACGGTTGTCTGCAATGTTTTTCGCATTGTTAATAATGTGACCGCGGTTATCTGCAATATTCGCTGCATTATTGATGATGTGAGCACGGTTTACATTGATATCGTGACGATTGTGTGCAATGTTGTGTGCATTGTTAATAATGTGACCACGGTTATCTGCAATATTCGCTGCATTATTGATGATGTGTGCACGGTTTACATTAATGTCAGCACGATTGTGTGCAATATTGTGAGCGTTGTTAATAATGTGACCACGGTTATCTGCAATATTCGCCGCATTATTGATAATGTGGGTGCGGTTCACGTTGATATCGTGACGATTGTGGTTGATGCGTGATGCATTCACATCAATGCGGTGACTATTGTGATCAATACGAGCAGAATTAATGTTAATACGTTGGTTATTATGCGCAATATTATGTGCATTATTAATGATATGAGCACGGTTTACATTAATGTCAGCACGATTGTGTGCGATATTGTGTGCATTGTTAATAATGTGACCACGGTTATCTGCAATATTCGCTGCATTATTGATGATGTGTGCACGGTTCACGTTGATATCGTGACGATTGTGTGCAATGTTGTGAGCATTGTTAATAATGTGACCACGGTTATCTGCAATATTCGCCGCATTATTGATAATGTGGGTGCGGTTCACGTTGATATCGTGACGATTGTGGTTGATGCGTGATGCATTCACATCAATGCGGTGACTATTGTGATCAATACGAGCAGAATTAATGTTAATACGTTGGTTATTATGCGCAATATTATGTGCATTATTAATGATATGAGCACGGTTTACATTAATGTCAGCACGATTGTGTGCGATATTGTGTGCATTGTTAATAATGTGACCACGGTTATCTGCAATATTTGCTGCATTATTGATGATGTGAGCACGGTTCACGTTGATATCGTGACGATTGTGGTTGATGCGTGATGCATTCACATCAATGCGGTGACTATTGTGATCAATACGAGCAGAATTAATGTTAATACGTTGGTTATTATGCGCAATATTATGTGCATTATTAATGATATGAGCACGGTTTACATTAATGTCAGCACGATTGTGTGCGATATTGTGTGCATTGTTAATAATGTGACCACGGTTATCTGCAATATTCGCTGCATTATTGATGATGTGTGCACGGTTTACATTAATGTCAGCGCGATTGTGTGCAATATTGTGAGCGTTGTTAATAATGTGACCACGGTTATCTGCAATATTCGCCGCATTATTGATAATGTGGGTGCGGTTCACGTTGATATCGTGACGATTGTGATTGATGCGTTGGGTATTATGCGCAATATTTACACTGTTATTATGAATGTTGTGTTTATTAGCTTGGATATTGCCTGTATTTTTTTGTATAGCACCTTTATTTTTATTTATTTCAATTTGAGCATTTAAAATATCTTTACTGTTTTTTGAAATATTTATTTGATTCGCTTTAATATCTTGACGATTATTGACAATATTTACATTGTTTTTGTTGATATTATTTTGAATGTTCTTAATGTCTTTCTTATTTTGAGCAATTTGAGCGGTGTTTTCTTTATTATTTCCGTGATCAATTCTAATATTATTAATTTTAATATTGTTATTTTGAGTGATTGATAATGTATTATGAACAACAGCTGAAACAATATTTGTTACATTTGTTTGATTATGTTTATTGATTGTAACATTAGTAACACTAGGTTTTTGTACTTGAGGTTTATGTTGAATTTGTTGCTGTGGAATTTGTACTATCGGTAGGCTTTGTTGTTGAATTTGTCTATCGATAATATCATTTCTGTGTTGGTTAATTTGACCTTTCTTTTTAGCTAAATTAAGGGTTCTATCTGTTAATGCTAATTGCATTTCAACAGAATTGAAGCCATGCTGTAAGTATGATCTTCTATTTGGAAGAATAGCTTGTTGATGGTTCATAATTGGCGCAGTGCCTGTAGTAGGCAACTGTGCTCCCATAATGTTAGCTCTATATTGATTGTTACTTACTGGTATAAGGTCAGGTGTTACTGCAAAACCTTCCGTTGTTAACATCCCTGTTACCAATAAAGTAAGTAAGCTATTTTTAAATGTTAAGTTTTTCATTCGAAAGCCTCTTAAATATCTTATATTTGATGCCTATACATCACTAGCTTTTTATTTGAACAAAACTGTTATATTTTATGTTCTATAATAAAATACTCTTATACTAGATATTATTAAAATGACTTTTACAAACTTTTACACATTAAAAAATGAACTTTTTAATAATGACAAGCCCTTATTTAAAAGCTTGTTTGTTTATTAATCTTATTATTGTAAATTTATTTTACTTATATTTAATTAATGTAAATAAGGTAAGTTGAATATAAGTTATGAAAATAAAAAGCCGAAATTTTATTTAAATTTCGGCGTAAGTTAAATATAAAGCAAAATAGCCTTATTTATTTCCATATTTCTTCAAATTTTACTTTTGCTTTTAAGAATTTAGGGGTAGCCACAAGGGTACAATACGTATTTTGAGGATTTTGTAAGAGGTATCCCTGGTGATATTCTTCAGCAGAGTAGAATATTTGAGCTGGAAGAACTTCAGTTACAATAGGAGCTTCGAAGTGCGGTTGTAATTCTGCTATTTTTTGTTCTGCAAGTTGTTTTTGTTGATCGCTTAAATAATAAACTCCACTACGATATTGTGTACCAATATCTTCCCCTTGATGATTTAATTGTGTTGGATTATGAATAGAAAAGAAAATCTCCAATAATTTTTCATAACGAATCACAGATTCGTCAAATTCGACTTTCACCGCTTCTGCGTGTCCCGTTTCGCCTGTACAGACTTCTTTATAAGTTGGGTTCTCAGTGGTTCCATTAATATAACCAGAGGTCGCTTTTTTCACACCTTTAATTTGATTGAAGACGGCTTCGACACACCAGAAACAGCCACCAGCGAAGATTGCTTGTTGAGTCATATATTCTCCTTCGTATTAGTTTTCTCTTTTATTTTGTCGTTCCAATTGTTTTATTCTTACACAATAACAAAGTATTATTGAACTTGTTTAAATTGGATCATTTCATTTTCTGAAAAATCATTCTGATCTTCGTCATCAATTAAGACTTGGGAAGAGAAGTCTGGTTTGTCAAAAGCAATATCGCCTTCAATATTCTCTAAAATTTGACCGCGCTTAATGTCTTTAAAATTAAAGAGTGCTGTGTCACATAAATGAGAAGGTACAATATTTTGCATTGCGCTAAACATTGTTTCAATACGACCTGGATATTGACGATCCCATGTTTGTAACATTTCTTTGACGACTTGGCGTTGTAAATTCGGTTGAGAACCACAAAGGTTACAAGGGATAATCGGGAATTGTTTTGCTGAAGCATATTTTTCAATGTCTTTTTCTTTACAATAGGCAAGTGGACGAATCACAATTTGTTTTCCGTCATCGCTAATTAATTTAGGTGGCATACTTTTTAATTTACCGCCATAGAACATATTTAAGAATAAGGTCTCTAACATATCATCACGGTGATGACCTAGTGCAATTTTGGTCGCCCCTAATTCAGTTGCAGTACGATATAAAATACCTCGTCTTAAACGTGAGCAAAGTGAGCAGGTCGTTTTACCTTCAGGAATTTTTTCTTTCACAATACCATAGGTGTTTTCTTCAACGATTTTATAATCAACACCAATGCTTGCTAAATATTCAGGCAAAATATGCTCAGGGAAACCCGGTTGTTTTTGATCTAAGTTAACCGCCACAATATCAAAATGGATCGGGGCATTTAAACGTAAATTTAATAAAATGTCTAACAGCGTATAGCTATCTTTTCCGCCTGAAAGGCAAACCATTACTTTGTCGCCATTTTCAATCATATTGAAATCAGCAATAGCGTTGCCGACATTGCGACGTAAGCGTTTTTGCAACTTATTAAAGTTGTAAGTCTGTTTTTTATCTTGTTGAGTTGTTTCTGTCATTCTCTTTATTCGTCATTCGTTAAAAAATCTGCGTATAGTAAGGCTTAATCCGGATTTTTCCAATAAAAATTCGTAAATGAGGAAAAGTGCGGTCGATTTTTTGTGAATTTCTTCACTGTTAGAATGGACAAAATCCTGTATAATCAACCAAATTTTTTTGCGTAATTTACCCCCGTTGTGAGACTTTTTTAATGCTTGAAACATCACAAACAATTCCTGAGCTCGTTTCTTGGGCAAGAGAGCGTGAGTTTTCTTTAAATTTATCGACAGAGCGTTTAGCCTTTCTATTGGCTATTGCGATTTATAATAACGAACGCCTTGATGGCGAGATGCTAGAGGCAGATTTAGTCGATATTTTCCGCCATATTTCGAGTGCGTTTGAGCAGTCCTCAGAAACCATTTCTACACGTGCTAACAATGCTATTAATGAGCTTGTAAAACAGCGTTTTCTAAATCGTTTTAGTAGTGAATTTACTGAAGGGTTATCGATCTATCGTTTAACTCCATTGGGTGTAGGGGTGTCAGATTATTACATTCGCCAGCGTGAATTTTCAGCATTGCGTTTATCTGTTCAACTTTCTATTGTGGCTGATGAAATTCAACGTGCTTCAGAAGCAGCAGAAGAGGGAGGTGATGAGCATCATTGGCGTCGTAATGTGTTTGCTCCACTGAAATATTCTGTGGCAGAGATTTTTGACAGTATTGATTTATCTCAACGCGTGATGGATGAAAATCAGCAGAGCATTAAAGAAGAAATTGCTGAATTATTAACAAAAGATTGGCAAGCGGCAATAGCAAGCTGTGAACGTTTATTAGATGAAACATCAGGCAACTTACGCGAATTACAAGATACGTTAAATGCCGCAGGGGACAAATTACAAGCACAATTATTACGTATTCAAGATTGTGTGATCGGTCAGGAAAATTTGTATTTTGTGGAACAATTAATTACCGATTTGCAATCAAAACTCGACCGTATTATCAGCTGGGGCCAGCAAGCTATCGATTTATGGATTGGCTACGATCGCCATGTACATAAATTTATCCGTACCGCAATTGATATGGATAAAAACCGCGTATTTTCACAACGTCTGCGTAATTCTATTCATCACTATTTTGATCAGCCTTGGTTCTTATGGACGGCTCAAGCAGAGCGTTTAATTGATTTACGTGATGAAGAATTAGCACTACGTGAAGAAGATGCCTTAGGTGAATTGCCAGAAGAGTTACAATATGAATCCCTTGCGGATTTACACGATCAAATCGTGGAACATATGCAAGGCTTATTAATTGATTATCGAGAGCATAACCGCCCAATTAATTTAAGTTTAGTGTTAAAAGAACAATTAGAAAATTACCCTGTCACAAAACATTTTGATGTAGCACGTATTATCGTTGATCAAGCAGTCCGTTTAGGTTTGGCAAAAGATGATTTAAGTGGTATTTATCCGCATTGGGAGCCAATCAACCAACGTGGTGCGGAAGTGCAGGCTCATCCAATTGATGAGTATAAATAAGTGCGGTAAGTTTTAGCGAAATTTTATAAATAGAGAACAAACAATGACAGACAATCTTCAAGATCTCATTTCAACTAAATTGGCAGCGGCGATTGCAAATCCGCTATTTCCTGCTGTGGATAGCCAATTGCGTTCAGGCAGACATATTAGTATTGATCAATTAGACAATCACGCATTTTTAATGGATTTCCAAGGTGAATTAGATACTTTCTACCGCCGTTATAATGTGGAGCTCATTCGTGCGCCAGAAGGTTTCTTCTATTTACGTCCCAAAGCAACGACATTAATCGCGCGTTCTGTGTTGACTGAGCTCGAAATGTTAGTAGGAAAAGTGTTATGTTATCTCTATTTAAGCCCCGAGCGTTTAGCCCAGCAAGGTATTTTTAGTACACAAGAAGTGTATGATGAATTATTAAATTTAGCGGATGAAAACAAACTATTAAAAGCAGTAAACCAACGCTCTTCAGGTTCTGATTTAGATAAACAAAAATTAGCAGAAAAAGTACGTGCAGCGTTAAACCGTTTACGCCGTTTAGGTATGATCCATACAGTTGGTGAACAAAATAGCGGTAAGTTTACGATTTCAGAATCAGTATTCCGTTTTGGGGCAGAAGTGCGCTCAGGCGATGACCCACGAGAAGCACAATTACGCTTAATTCGTGACGGGGAAGCGGCAACACCAGAATCTTTAGCATTAGAACGACAAGCCAACGCAGAAAGTGCGGTCGAAAATGAAGAAATTGAAGATGAATTAGATGATGAGGAATAAAGAGAATGTCTGAAGAATTAGCCCTTGAAAACATCGAACAAGCAGAATCTGTTGTTCCTCAAGCTACCCTTAACCACGCTCACAATGTGCCGCGTGGTAAATTCCGTTCATTAACTTTAATTAACTGGAACGGTTTTTTTGCACGTACTTTTGATTTAGATGAATTAGTGACGACGCTTTCTGGAGGTAATGGTGCGGGTAAATCTACCACAATGGCAGGCTTTGTGACTGCATTGATTCCTGATTTAACCTTATTACATTTCCGTAATACCACAGAGGCGGGCGCTACTAGTGGTTCACGTGATAAAGGGTTACACGGTAAGTTACGTCCAGGTGTGTGTTATGCGGCATTAGATACGATCAACTCACGCAACCAACGAATTATCGTCGGAGCAAGACTACAACAAGTGGCAGGGCGTGATAAAAAAGTGGATATCAAAACCTTCTCTATTCAAGGTTTAGCCTTATCTGAAAATCCAACAGCTGTTTTCACTGAAATTGTTGGCGAACGCCAAGCGCGCGTGCTTTCATTAAATGAATTAAAAGACAAAATGGAGCAGGTGGGCGCACAGTTTAAGCAATATCATTCTATTACGGATTACCATGGAATGATGTTCGATTTAGGGATTATCCCTAAACGTCTGCGTTCTTCTTCTGACCGTAGCAAATTCTATAAATTGATCGAGGCTTCTCTTTACGGTGGTATTTCAAGTGCGATCACCCGTTCTTTACGTGACTATTTATTGCCTGAAAACTTAGGCGTGCGTAAAGCGTTCCAAGATATGGAAAGCGCATTACGTGAAAACCGTATGACTTTAGAAGCGATCAAAGTGACTCAATCTGATCGTGATTTATTCAAACATTTAATTACTGAAACTACCAACTATGTGGCCTCAGACTATATGCGTAATGCAAATGAACGTCGTGGCAACATCGAAAGTGCGGTGCGTTTTCGCCAAGATTGGTATAAAGCCAAATCAGAACAACGTCTTTCCCAACAACGTTTAGTCGAATTAAGTCGTGAGTCAGCAGAATTAGCAGAAAACGAAAAAACATTGGAAGTGGATCACCAAAGTGCGGTTGATCACTTGAATTTAGTACTCAATGCGTTACGCCATCAAGAAAAAATTTCACGTTATCAAGAAGATGTTGCAGAAATTGTTGAACGTTTAGAAGAGCAAAAAATCGTTGTTGAAACCGCAAATGAGCATTTAGAAGAAGCGCAAATGCACGTTGAGCAAACTGAGCACGAAGTGGATCAAATTCGTGCACAATTAGCGGATTATCAACAAGCATTAGATGCACAACAAACCCGAGCATTACAATATCAACAAGCTATCGCTGCACTTGAAAAAGCAAAAACATTATGTGGCTTAGCGGATTTAAGTGTTAAAAATATTGATGCGTATCATGAAGAATTTGATGCTCACGCAGAAAGTTTGACTGAACAAGTGCTTGAACTTGAACATAAAATGTCAATTTCTGAAGCCGCAAAAACGCAATTCGACAAAGCTTATCAGCTTGTGTGTAAAGTGGCTGGCGACATTCCACGTTCAGCGGCATTTGAGCAAGCAAAAGAATTGTTACGTGAATATCCAAGCCAAAAAGTACAAGCCCAACAAACACCACAATTGCGTGCTAAGTTACACGAACTTGAACAGCGTTATGCACAACAACAAAGTGCGGTGCGTTTATTAAAAGATTTTAATCAACGTGCAAACTTAGATTTAACGACCACAGACGAGTTGGAAGAATACCACGCAGAACAAGAAGCATTGTTGGAAGATGTGAGCGCAGAATTATCTGAACAAGTGGAACAACGCTCAACTTTACGTCAAAAACGCGAACAATTGACCGCACTTTATAACGAAAATGCACAAAAAGCGCCAGCTTGGTTGACTGCACAATCTGCGTTAGAACGCTTACAAGAGCAAAGTGGACAATCGTTTACAGATAGCCAAGATGTCATGAATTTTATGCAATCACAATTGGTGAAAGAACGTGAATTGACGATTGAACGTGACCAATTAGAGCAAAAACGCCAACAA encodes:
- the msrA gene encoding peptide-methionine (S)-S-oxide reductase MsrA, translating into MTQQAIFAGGCFWCVEAVFNQIKGVKKATSGYINGTTENPTYKEVCTGETGHAEAVKVEFDESVIRYEKLLEIFFSIHNPTQLNHQGEDIGTQYRSGVYYLSDQQKQLAEQKIAELQPHFEAPIVTEVLPAQIFYSAEEYHQGYLLQNPQNTYCTLVATPKFLKAKVKFEEIWK
- the ttcA gene encoding tRNA 2-thiocytidine(32) synthetase TtcA is translated as MTETTQQDKKQTYNFNKLQKRLRRNVGNAIADFNMIENGDKVMVCLSGGKDSYTLLDILLNLRLNAPIHFDIVAVNLDQKQPGFPEHILPEYLASIGVDYKIVEENTYGIVKEKIPEGKTTCSLCSRLRRGILYRTATELGATKIALGHHRDDMLETLFLNMFYGGKLKSMPPKLISDDGKQIVIRPLAYCKEKDIEKYASAKQFPIIPCNLCGSQPNLQRQVVKEMLQTWDRQYPGRIETMFSAMQNIVPSHLCDTALFNFKDIKRGQILENIEGDIAFDKPDFSSQVLIDDEDQNDFSENEMIQFKQVQ
- the mukF gene encoding chromosome partition protein MukF; translation: MLETSQTIPELVSWAREREFSLNLSTERLAFLLAIAIYNNERLDGEMLEADLVDIFRHISSAFEQSSETISTRANNAINELVKQRFLNRFSSEFTEGLSIYRLTPLGVGVSDYYIRQREFSALRLSVQLSIVADEIQRASEAAEEGGDEHHWRRNVFAPLKYSVAEIFDSIDLSQRVMDENQQSIKEEIAELLTKDWQAAIASCERLLDETSGNLRELQDTLNAAGDKLQAQLLRIQDCVIGQENLYFVEQLITDLQSKLDRIISWGQQAIDLWIGYDRHVHKFIRTAIDMDKNRVFSQRLRNSIHHYFDQPWFLWTAQAERLIDLRDEELALREEDALGELPEELQYESLADLHDQIVEHMQGLLIDYREHNRPINLSLVLKEQLENYPVTKHFDVARIIVDQAVRLGLAKDDLSGIYPHWEPINQRGAEVQAHPIDEYK
- a CDS encoding YadA-like family protein, whose product is MKNLTFKNSLLTLLVTGMLTTEGFAVTPDLIPVSNNQYRANIMGAQLPTTGTAPIMNHQQAILPNRRSYLQHGFNSVEMQLALTDRTLNLAKKKGQINQHRNDIIDRQIQQQSLPIVQIPQQQIQHKPQVQKPSVTNVTINKHNQTNVTNIVSAVVHNTLSITQNNNIKINNIRIDHGNNKENTAQIAQNKKDIKNIQNNINKNNVNIVNNRQDIKANQINISKNSKDILNAQIEINKNKGAIQKNTGNIQANKHNIHNNSVNIAHNTQRINHNRHDINVNRTHIINNAANIADNRGHIINNAHNIAHNRADINVNRAHIINNAANIADNRGHIINNAHNIAHNRADINVNRAHIINNAHNIAHNNQRININSARIDHNSHRIDVNASRINHNRHDINVNRAHIINNAANIADNRGHIINNAHNIAHNRADINVNRAHIINNAHNIAHNNQRININSARIDHNSHRIDVNASRINHNRHDINVNRTHIINNAANIADNRGHIINNAHNIAHNRHDINVNRAHIINNAANIADNRGHIINNAHNIAHNRADINVNRAHIINNAHNIAHNNQRININSARIDHNSHRIDVNASRINHNRHDINVNRTHIINNAANIADNRGHIINNAHNIAHNRADINVNRAHIINNAANIADNRGHIINNAHNIAHNRHDINVNRAHIINNAANIADNRGHIINNAKNIADNRTDINRNIANIRDNRTDIDRNTANIRDNRTDIDRNIANIKDNRTDINANRTDINVNRSHIINNAKNIADNRGHIINNAKNIADNRTDINRNIANIRDNRTDIDRNTANIRDNRTDIDRNTANIRDNRTDIDRNIANIKDNRTDINVNRSHIINNAKNIADNRTDINRNIANIRDNRTDIDRNTANIRDNRTDINTNIANIKDNRTDINVNRSHIINNAKNIADNRTDINRNIANIRDNRTDIDRNTANIRDNRTDINTNIANIKDNRTDINVNRSHIINNAKNIADNRGHIINNAKNIADNRTDINRNIANIRDNRTDIDRNTANIRDNRTDIDRNIANIKDNRTDINVNRSHIINNAKNIADNRGHIINNAKNIADNRTDINRNIANIRDNRTDIDRNTANIRDNRTDINTNIANIKDNRTDINVNRSHIINNAKNIADNRGHIINNAKNIADNRTDINRNIANIRDNRTDIDRNTANIRDNRTDIDRNIANIKDNRTDINVNRSHIINNAKNIADNRGHIINNAKNIADNRTDINRNIANIRDNRTDIDRNTANIRDNRTDIDRNIANIKDNRTDINANRTDINVNRSHIINNAKNIADNRGHIINNAKNIADNRTDINRNIANIRDNRTDIDRNTANIRDNRTDIDRNIANIKDNRTDINANRTDINVNRSHIINNAKNIADNRTDINRNIANIRDNRTDIDRNTANIRDNRTDINTNIANIKDNRTDINTNIVNIANNRHDIDVNAGNIANNSHNINVNAGNIANNANNININAGNIANNSNNININAGNIASNRTDINANIQNIANNRTDINANIQNIAHNRNNINVNTQNIVNNRTDINANTQNIALNRTDINVNAQNIVNNRNDINVNAQNIANNRADIDVNIQNIANNRTDINANTQNIANNRTDINKTIVNVIDNRKDINVNATNIANNQQNIHNNSVNIHNNNVNIAQNRTDIQVNQTNIHNNAVNIEQNRKDITINQNNIQQNTVNIANNRKEIQIIKSNINVNAGNVETNAKNIEVNKAGIARLDQSVNRLNKEVQTGLATQAALSGLFQPYNVGKVNVSAAVGGYKGKTAVAVGTGYRFSKNVAAKAGFSMGPNGSGTSYNVGVNFEF
- the mukE gene encoding chromosome partition protein MukE, whose amino-acid sequence is MTDNLQDLISTKLAAAIANPLFPAVDSQLRSGRHISIDQLDNHAFLMDFQGELDTFYRRYNVELIRAPEGFFYLRPKATTLIARSVLTELEMLVGKVLCYLYLSPERLAQQGIFSTQEVYDELLNLADENKLLKAVNQRSSGSDLDKQKLAEKVRAALNRLRRLGMIHTVGEQNSGKFTISESVFRFGAEVRSGDDPREAQLRLIRDGEAATPESLALERQANAESAVENEEIEDELDDEE